The following nucleotide sequence is from Vibrio fluvialis.
TAGGTGCCGCTGCCAACAGAGCGCCGAGCTCAAAGCCCAGGCTCAGCAGTGTGGCCAGCGCCAGCATTAGATTCGATGCGTTAAATTCGCCAATCAGCGGCGCACGCAGTTGACCCGCGCCCCAACTGCCATCGAAATCGAGCGTAATGCCGCTTTCAGCGTAACTTACTTTCACTGCCCACAGCGCTTGCTCGGTTTCCGGTTTTCCTTGCAGAGAAACGCCTACGGCATGCTTAAGCTGCTGCGCCCAACGCGCGCCGACTTCGTCGTCCACATTGATGATGGCATGACGCGTGTCATGTTCAGTAAACAGCGACAGCTTTGCCTCCGCGTAGGCGTCCATGGTGCCGTGGTAATCCAGATGGTCACGGCTGAGGTTGGAAAAGACGCCTGCATCAAACTGCAGACACTTCACCCGTCCTTGCACCAAACCATGCGAGGAGACTTCCATCGCAGTAAATTCCGCACCTTGCTGCGCGAGATCAAACAGTGTTGACTGCACTTCGATCGCGTTGCCCGTAGTGTTGGCCGCGGGCTGCAAGTTGGCAAGAAAACCATTGCCCGTCGTCCCCATCACCGCGGCGCGATGGCCCAGCAGGTCAATCCATTGCGCAATCAGTTGAGAAATGGTGGTTTTACCATTGGTCCCCGTCACAGCAATGACGTGATTCTGATGTCCGCCATACAGGCGACCTGCCAGTTGCGACAGATGTTTGTCCAGATGTTCGATATAGAGAATAGGAACCGATTGGCGCTCTGCGACGCTGCCATGTGAGTATTGTGAGCACGCTTGGGCCAGCACCAGATTCGCCCCTTGGACGATGGCTTTATCGATGAACTGACGTCCATCAATGGCATGGCCAATAATGGCGACAAAGGTGTCACCCGGTTCAATTTTTCGGCTGTCGAGTTCCAGATGCGT
It contains:
- the murE gene encoding UDP-N-acetylmuramoyl-L-alanyl-D-glutamate--2,6-diaminopimelate ligase, which encodes MNTSKALQQLISPWLTISESELAALPVTHLELDSRKIEPGDTFVAIIGHAIDGRQFIDKAIVQGANLVLAQACSQYSHGSVAERQSVPILYIEHLDKHLSQLAGRLYGGHQNHVIAVTGTNGKTTISQLIAQWIDLLGHRAAVMGTTGNGFLANLQPAANTTGNAIEVQSTLFDLAQQGAEFTAMEVSSHGLVQGRVKCLQFDAGVFSNLSRDHLDYHGTMDAYAEAKLSLFTEHDTRHAIINVDDEVGARWAQQLKHAVGVSLQGKPETEQALWAVKVSYAESGITLDFDGSWGAGQLRAPLIGEFNASNLMLALATLLSLGFELGALLAAAPKLKPVLGRMELFQAPGKAKVVVDYAHTPDALEKALRALRVHCQGQLWAIFGCGGDRDTGKRPMMAAIAEAFADRVILTDDNPRSEDPQAIVNDMLAGLKAPQDASVEHNRFDALSLALSQAGEQDIILLAGKGHEDYQVLANETIHYSDRESAQTLLELSA